A single region of the Salvia miltiorrhiza cultivar Shanhuang (shh) chromosome 8, IMPLAD_Smil_shh, whole genome shotgun sequence genome encodes:
- the LOC131001570 gene encoding probable dolichyl pyrophosphate Man9GlcNAc2 alpha-1,3-glucosyltransferase — MASRKKKSSGPNDPPKTMPEPDPQSEFWSFITARSTKSWFLCISLFAVFIRLAVALHPYSGANTPPMFGDYEAQRHWMEITINLPPEEWYRNSTVNDLGYWGLDYPPLTAYQSYFHGIFLRLFDPASVALSDSRGYESYIGKLLMRWTVLMSDLMIFFPAVLYFVTVYYSGKPNGKKSNKAWHTMMILLNPCLILIDHGHFQYNCISLGLTTAAAAAILSNRDLVGSILFCLALNHKQMSAYYAPAFFAYLFGKCLRRQHPIVEVLKLGLVVLGTFALVWCPYLNSVDAFLEVLSRLAPFERGIYEDYVANFWCTTSVAVKWKRLFTTQSLKLLSLVATVSTCLPSMIQLVWSPTKRGFLHGLLNCSFSFYLFSFQVHEKSILLPLLPASFLAVEEPFVFRWFMYYALLSMFPLLRRDNLVVPYAALYGLFVLLYHAPGVRKDAGVSDSIPSILKFFASACSLVIHIVYITVTPPEKYPFLFEAVIMSLCFSQFVLILIYINLKQWAPSKISSEADTKKKRL; from the exons ATGGCGAGCCGAAAGAAGAAGAGTAGCGGACCTAACGACCCGCCCAAAACCATGCCCGAACCCGATCCACAATCTGAATTCTGGTCATTCATCACCGCCAGAAGCACAAAATCATGGTTCCTCTGCATAAGCCTCTTCGCCGTTTTTATTCGCCTCGCCGTCGCGCTCCACCCCTATTCCGGCGCCAACACGCCGCCGATGTTCGGCGATTACGAGGCGCAGCGCCACTGGATGGAGATTACTATCAATCTGCCGCCGGAAGAGTGGTACCGCAACAGCACCGTGAATGATCTCGGATATTGGGGACTCGATTACCCCCCTCTGACTGCGTACCAGAGTTACTTCCATGGAATTTTCTTGAGGTTGTTCGATCCGGCGTCGGTTGCGCTATCGGATTCTCGTGGATATGAGTCCTACATTGG GAAGCTGTTGATGAGGTGGACGGTTCTGATGTCTGATTTGATGATATTCTTTCCTGCAGTTCTTTATTTTGTAACCGTGTATTACTCTGGGAAACCCAATGGCAAGAAAAGCAATAAGGCTTGGCACACTATGATGATTCTGTTGAACCCATGTCTCATTTTGATTGACCATGGCCATTTCCAG TACAATTGTATTAGTTTGGGGTTAactactgctgctgctgcggcaATTTTATCAAACAGAGACCTTGTTGGCTCCATCCTATTTTGCCTTGCTCTTAATCACAAACAG ATGAGTGCGTATTATGCACCTGCTTTTTTTGCTTATCTTTTTGGTAAGTGCTTGAGACGCCAGCATCCAATAGTTGAGGTTTTAAAACTTGGTTTGGTGGTTTTGGGGACCTTTGCTCTAGTTTGGTGTCCATACCTTAATTCAGTGGATGCATTTTTGGAG GTTCTTTCTCGGTTAGCTCCATTTGAGAGAGGTATATATGAGGATTATGTTGCAAACTTTTGGTGCACAACTTCAGTTGCTGTGAAATGGAAGAGATTGTTTACAACACAATCACTGAAACTTCTCAGTCTTGTTGCAACTGTTTCCACATGTCTTCCTTCCATGATCCAGCTTGTATGGTCACCAACTAAACGTGGTTTTCTGCACGGTTTGCTAAACTGCTCATTCTCATTTTACCTATTCTCATTCCAAG TACATGAGAAATCCATCCTGCTTCCACTTCTGCCTGCAAGCTTCTTGGCTGTGGAAGAACCATTTGTCTTCCGGTGGTTTATGTACTATGCTTTGCTTTCCATGTTCCCTCTTTTAAGGCGTGACAATTTGGTAGTTCCATATGCTGCTCTGTATGGTCTTTTCGTCCTACTCTACCATGCGCCTGGTGTCAGGAAAGATGCAGGAGTGTCTGATTCCATTCCATCCATTCTAAAATTTTTTGCATCTGCTTGCTCTCTTGTCATTCATATCGTCTACATAACAGTTACCCCTCCAGAAAAATATCCTTTTCTCTTTGAAGCTGTGATTATGAGCTTATGTTTCTCTCAGTTCGTAttgattttgatatatataaatctaAAACAGTGGGCACCATCTAAGATTTCAAGTGAAGCGGATACCAAAAAGAAGAGGCTCTGA
- the LOC131001584 gene encoding 3-ketoacyl-CoA synthase 6-like: MPAKLKYVKLCYQYMKNHILTLVLIPLIMGAILRLRPDEMVQGIHVEMVLLSLAAVFVASVYLMSKPRSIFLVDYSCYKPPVTHRVPFSTFMEHSRLILKDNPKSVEFQMRILERSGLGEETCLPTAIHYIPPTPTMDAAREEAELVIFSAIDSLMDKTGMKPKDIDFLIVNCSLFSPTPSLSAMVVNKYKLRSNIKSYNLSGMGCSAGLISIDLARDLLQVHPNSNALVVSTEILTPNHYKGTERAMLLPNCLFRMGGAAILLSNKRRDRRRAKYKLVHVVRTHKGADDKAYKCVYEQEDPQGKVGINLSKDLMLIAGEALKSNITTMGPLVLPASEQLLFLLTLIARKMFNPKWKPYIPDFKQAFEHFCIHAGGRAVIDELQRNLQLSPEHVEASRMTLHRFGNTSSSSLWYELGYIEAKGRMRKGDRVWQIAFGSGFKCNSAVWKCNRTINTPADGPWQDCIHRYPVHIPEIVKL; this comes from the coding sequence ATGCCGGCGAAACTGAAATACGTAAAACTATGCTACCAATACATGAAAAATCACATCCTAACCTTAGTGTTGATACCATTAATAATGGGCGCAATCCTCCGATTAAGGCCGGACGAAATGGTGCAAGGCATCCACGTGGAGATGGTTTTGTTGTCCCTGGCGGCGGTGTTTGTGGCGAGCGTGTACCTGATGTCGAAGCCGCGGTCGATTTTCCTGGTGGACTACTCGTGCTACAAGCCGCCGGTGACGCACCGCGTGCCCTTCTCGACCTTCATGGAACATTCTAGACTCATCCTGAAAGACAACCCGAAGAGCGTGGAGTTCCAGATGCGCATTCTAGAAAGATCCGGGCTGGGCGAGGAGACCTGCCTCCCCACCGCCATCCACTACatcccccccacccccaccatGGACGCCGCCAGGGAAGAGGCCGAGCTCGTCATCTTCTCCGCCATCGATTCATTGATGGACAAAACCGGCATGAAGCCCAAGGACATTGATTTCTTAATCGTCAACTGCAGCCTCTTCTCCCCGACTCCCTCCCTCTCCGCCATGGTCGTCAACAAATACAAACTCCGCAGCAATATCAAGAGCTACAATCTCTCCGGCATGGGTTGCAGCGCGGGGCTCATCTCCATCGATCTCGCGCGCGATTTGCTGCAAGTTCATCCCAATTCGAACGCGCTGGTGGTGAGCACGGAGATCCTAACCCCGAATCACTACAAGGGGACGGAGCGGGCGATGCTGCTCCCCAACTGCCTCTTCCGCATGGGCGGCGCCGCCATCCTTCTGTCGAACAAGCGGCGGGACAGGCGGCGCGCCAAGTACAAGCTGGTGCACGTGGTCCGCACGCATAAGGGCGCGGACGACAAGGCGTACAAGTGCGTGTACGAGCAGGAGGATCCGCAGGGGAAGGTGGGGATCAATCTGTCCAAGGACTTGATGCTGATCGCCGGAGAGGCGCTCAAGTCGAACATCACCACCATGGGGCCGCTGGTGCTGCCGGCGTCGGAGCagctcctcttcctcctcacGCTCATCGCCCGGAAGATGTTCAACCCCAAGTGGAAGCCGTATATCCCGGACTTCAAGCAGGCGTTCGAGCACTTCTGCATCCACGCGGGGGGGAGGGCGGTCATCGACGAGCTGCAAAGGAACCTGCAGCTGTCGCCGGAGCACGTGGAGGCGTCGCGGATGACGCTCCACCGTTTCGGCAACACGTCGTCGTCGTCGCTCTGGTATGAATTAGGGTACATCGAGGCCAAGGGGAGGATGAGGAAGGGCGACAGAGTGTGGCAGATCGCTTTCGGCAGCGGATTCAAGTGTAACAGCGCCGTCTGGAAATGTAACCGGACCATCAACACGCCCGCCGACGGCCCCTGGCAGGATTGCATCCATCGTTATCCCGTGCACATTCCGGAGATTGTCAAGCTCTGA